One window of the Rissa tridactyla isolate bRisTri1 chromosome 9, bRisTri1.patW.cur.20221130, whole genome shotgun sequence genome contains the following:
- the LPAR4 gene encoding lysophosphatidic acid receptor 4, with amino-acid sequence MGNHSNNHTCLTDDSFKYNLYGAVYSVVFILGLITNCASLFVFCFRMKMRSETAIFMTNLAVSDLLFVFTLPFKIFYNFNRHWPFGDSLCKISGTAFLTNIYGSMLFLTCISVDRFLAIVYPFRSRTIRTRRNSAIVCAGVWTLVLSGGISASLFSTTNISNTSTTCFEGFSKRIWKTYLSKITIFIEVVGFIIPLLLNLTCSSLVLRTLRKPATLSQIGTNKEKVLKMIIVHVAIFVVCFVPYNSILFLYALVRSQAIANCSLERFARTMYPITLCIATMNCCFDPFIYYFTSESFQKSFNIKTQIKMDSLFKTETPLTKTALPAPQDEISDQAITNGGDPTSESHF; translated from the coding sequence ATGGGAAACCACAGCAACAATCATACCTGTTTGACAGATGATTCCTTTAAGTACAACTTGTATGGAGCCGTGTACAGCGTGGTCTTCATCCTTGGTTTGATTACTAACTGTGCctccctttttgttttctgctttcggATGAAAATGCGAAGTGAAACAGCCATTTTCATGACAAACCTGGCTGTTTCAGATTTACTGTTTGTGTtcactttgccttttaaaattttttataatTTCAATCGGCATTGGCCTTTTGGAGATAGCCTGTGCAAGATTTCTGGTACAGCATTTCTCACTAACATCTACGGGAGCATGCTGTTCCTCACCTGCATTAGCGTTGACCGTTTCCTTGCCATCGTCTATCCATTCCGATCTCGCACCATTAGGACCAGGAGAAATTCTGCCATAGTCTGTGCTGGCGTTTGGACACTGGTCCTCAGCGGTGGAATTTCAGCTTCATTGTTCTCCACAACCAACATTTCCAACACCAGCACAACCTGTTTTGAAGGTTTTTCCAAACGTATCTGGAAAACCTATCTGTCTAAGATCACTATATTTATTGAAGTGGTAGGATTCATAATTCCTTTGCTGCTCAACCTTACATGCTCTTCTTTAGTTCTCAGGACTCTCCGGAAACCTGCCACCTTGTCTCAAATCGGGACAAACAAAGAGAAAGTATTGAAAATGATCATTGTGCACGTGGCCATTTTTGTCGTGTGCTTTGTACCTTACAATTCCATACTCTTCTTGTATGCTCTTGTGCGGTCCCAAGCGATAGCAAATTGCTCCTTGGAGAGGTTTGCAAGGACAATGTACCCAATCACATTGTGCATTGCAACAATGAACTGCTGCTTTGACCCGTTCATCTATTACTTTACATCAGAATCCTTCCAGAAGTCTTTCAACATAAAAACCCAGATAAAAATGGATTCTCTTTTCAAGACTGAGACACCTCTAACAAAGACCGCACTACCAGCACCACAGGATGAAATAAGTGACCAGGCTATTACGAATGGAGGAGACCCAACATCTGAATCGCATTTCTAG